GCTGCGCGTCCGCGGGAACAACCCCGCGGAGCTCGCGGAAAAGGAGCACCTGCTGCGTGAGGTTGCGAAGATGCGCGAGCAGAACCCGATGCTGGGGCTCCGGGGGATCCGCCTCGGCATCATGTTCCCCGGCATCATCGATATGCAGACGCGAGCGATCCTCGAGGCGGCATGCATCCTGGCCAAGGACGGCGTGCGCACGCATCCGGAGATCATGATCCCCCTCGTCGGCCACGTGAACGAGCTCAAACTCGTCGAGGACCGCGTCCGCCCGCTCGCGGACCGCGTCATGACCGAGCAGGGCGTGCGGGTCAAGTACAAGTTCGGGACGATGATCGAGGTGCCGCGGGCGTGCGTCGTCGCCGACGAGATCGCGCAGGTCGCGGAGTTCTTCTCGTTCGGCAGCAACGACCTGACGCAGCTGATCTTCGGGTTCAGCCGGGACGACGCGGAGGGGAAGTTCCTGCTGGAGTACGTGAACATGAAGATCCTGCCCGAGAACCCGTTCCAGGTGCTCGACGAGAAGGGGGTCGGGGCGTTGATCGACCAGGCGGTGCGGCTCGGCCGGCGGACGCGCTCCGACATCGAGCTCGGGATCTGCGGCGAGCACGGCGGGGATCCGGCGAGCGTGGAGTTCTGCCACCGGGTCGGGCTCAGTTACGTCAGCTGCTCGCCGTACCGCGTGCCCACCGCGCGCCTCGCGGCGGCACAGGCGGCGCTCAAGGAGAAGCGGGCCCGCGGCGAGCGTGACCGGTAGTCGCCGGCGCCGAGGCCTCGCCCGCTCGAGCGCGGATCGAGGAGACGGGGGTCCGGCCGGCCGAGAGGCCGGCCGGACCCGCAGGGGGGCGATTGGAAGCCCATGACGCCGCGCGAGACCACCGAGGCGTTGGAGGACAAGGTGCTGTCGACTCGCGGCGCGCGAAGCGCACGCTCGCGGGGCCGGCAGCGGCCCGAACCGTTGGACTTCCTGCGCACCGAGTTCCAGCGCGATCGCGATCGCATCGTGCACTCGAAGGCGTTCCGTCGGTTGATGCACAAGACCCAGGTGTTCGTGGCGCCCGAGGGCGACCACTACCGGACCCGACTGACGCACACGATCGAGGTCGCACAGATCGCGCGCACGATCGCGCGCGCGATCCGCATCAACGAGGATTTGACCGAGGCGATCGTACTCGCCCACGATCTCGGCCATCCGCCGTTCGGCCACGCCGGCGAGGAGGTGCTCGACCACCTCATGGCCGATCACGGCGGATTCCGACACGATCTGCAGAGCCTGCGGATCGTCGAGGTGCTCGAGCGTCGCCGGACGCGCGACGGCGCGTACGAGGACGGCCTGAACCTCACGTGGGAGGTGCGGGACGGCATCGGCGGGCACTCCAAAGGCCGGAAGGACCTGGAGGTGCTTCCGGGGATCGAGGAAGCGCTCCCCGAGCGGGTGCCGGAGACGATCGAGGGACAACTGGCGCGCGTGGCTGACCGGATCGCCTACATCCACCACGACACCGACGATGCGATTCGTGCCGGGCTGATCGATGAGCGGGACGTGCCGGCGTCCGTCCGGAGCGTCCTCGGCGAAACGCGCGGCCGGTGGGTGGACACGACGGTGCGCGACATCGTCAG
The genomic region above belongs to bacterium and contains:
- a CDS encoding deoxyguanosinetriphosphate triphosphohydrolase; translation: MTPRETTEALEDKVLSTRGARSARSRGRQRPEPLDFLRTEFQRDRDRIVHSKAFRRLMHKTQVFVAPEGDHYRTRLTHTIEVAQIARTIARAIRINEDLTEAIVLAHDLGHPPFGHAGEEVLDHLMADHGGFRHDLQSLRIVEVLERRRTRDGAYEDGLNLTWEVRDGIGGHSKGRKDLEVLPGIEEALPERVPETIEGQLARVADRIAYIHHDTDDAIRAGLIDERDVPASVRSVLGETRGRWVDTTVRDIVSHSTDTPRLGMSDTVRTALNELKEFLFTTVYFGSAAKAEVGKMQRLLEVLFAYYVEHPEEINPDARRLLDEGRATVHRTVCDFLAGMTDRFAIRTQERLFVPKAWGF